The proteins below come from a single Azospirillum thiophilum genomic window:
- a CDS encoding portal protein: protein MTQSPAIKTASRKAKELSEPEALLERYRAARERRAVWERHWQECYDHALPNGRPFRGDGTPGERRVDRLFDGTAPDAVEQLAASLLSELTPPWSRWFGFQPGPALTGAERDRVAPLLDRTAGIVQAHFDRSNFAVEIHQAFLDLVTVGTASLLMEEAAPGAPSSLRFTAVPLAEAVLEEGPDGRLDATFRRSEATIAQILQRFPGADLPDELRKRAADEPDTRFALVEAVLPDGTAYRWAVVLDSGLAEPSWLAQGRFAQSPFLNFRWLKAPGETYGRSPVMKTLPDIKTANKVVELVLKNASIAVTGIWQAEDDGVLNPATIRLVPGTIIPKAMGSAGLTPLANPGRFDVSQLVLDDLRGRIRHALLIDRLGPVESARMTATEVLERSVEMARLLGATYGRLQAELMTPLLLRAVSILRRRGEIPDITVDGRLVELQHRSPLAQAQAQRDVQATLRWLDSVKALGPQAEAAMDAAATARWLGEAFGVPAKLMRAEAAAPAPVSAPAPAASPVELPVEVPNG from the coding sequence AGTGCTACGATCATGCGCTGCCCAATGGCCGGCCCTTCCGCGGCGACGGCACCCCCGGCGAGCGCCGCGTCGACCGGCTGTTCGACGGCACCGCCCCCGACGCGGTGGAACAGCTCGCCGCCAGCCTGCTGTCGGAACTGACGCCCCCCTGGTCGCGCTGGTTCGGCTTCCAGCCCGGGCCGGCGCTGACCGGGGCGGAGCGCGACCGCGTCGCTCCGCTGCTCGACCGCACGGCCGGCATCGTCCAGGCCCATTTCGACCGCTCCAACTTCGCGGTGGAGATCCACCAGGCCTTCCTCGACCTCGTCACCGTCGGCACCGCCAGCCTGCTGATGGAGGAAGCTGCCCCCGGTGCCCCGTCCAGCCTGCGCTTCACCGCCGTACCGCTGGCCGAAGCGGTGCTGGAGGAGGGGCCGGACGGCCGGCTCGACGCCACCTTCCGCCGCAGCGAGGCGACGATTGCCCAGATCCTCCAGCGCTTTCCCGGTGCCGACCTGCCCGATGAGCTGCGCAAGCGGGCCGCCGACGAGCCCGACACCCGCTTTGCCCTGGTCGAGGCGGTGCTGCCCGACGGCACCGCCTATCGCTGGGCCGTGGTTCTGGACAGCGGGCTGGCCGAGCCGTCCTGGCTGGCCCAGGGGCGCTTCGCCCAGTCGCCTTTCCTCAATTTCCGCTGGCTGAAGGCGCCGGGCGAGACCTACGGCCGCTCCCCGGTGATGAAGACGCTGCCCGACATCAAGACCGCCAACAAGGTGGTGGAACTGGTGTTGAAGAACGCCTCCATCGCCGTCACCGGCATCTGGCAGGCGGAGGATGACGGGGTGCTGAACCCGGCGACCATCCGGCTGGTGCCGGGCACCATCATTCCAAAGGCGATGGGATCGGCCGGGCTGACGCCGCTGGCCAATCCCGGCCGTTTCGATGTGTCGCAGCTGGTGCTGGACGATCTGCGTGGGCGCATCCGCCATGCGCTGCTGATCGACCGGCTGGGGCCGGTGGAGTCGGCGCGCATGACCGCGACCGAGGTGCTGGAACGGTCCGTCGAAATGGCGCGGCTGCTGGGCGCCACCTATGGCCGCCTGCAGGCGGAACTGATGACCCCGCTGCTGCTGCGCGCGGTGTCCATCCTGCGCCGCCGCGGCGAGATCCCGGACATCACCGTCGATGGCCGGCTGGTCGAGTTGCAGCACCGTTCGCCGCTGGCCCAGGCCCAGGCGCAGCGCGACGTGCAGGCGACCCTGCGCTGGCTCGACAGCGTCAAGGCGCTGGGGCCGCAGGCGGAGGCCGCGATGGACGCCGCCGCGACCGCCCGTTGGCTGGGCGAGGCCTTCGGCGTTCCCGCCAAGCTGATGCGGGCGGAGGCCGCCGCACCCGCACCCGTTTCCGCACCGGCTCCTGCGGCATCGCCCGTGGAGTTGCCCGTGGAGGTACCCAATGGCTGA
- a CDS encoding capsid assembly protein — MADNLLTAPVTPAAVPPVSDPAQPPAIPEKFRDPKTGALRVEALLKSYLELERRLSTQAPPAPQPVSDLASSEPPPFDPAALDPAQLRRLLGAPDSADGYRIACDHGMFQPDPEINGRLFDAGYTPDQAQLLYDLAAERMVPLIQHLAAEFQAEREVERLVARFGGEERWREVSRQLLAWAGKTLPAAAVEGLSTTFEGVMALYSMMTGSEPSALAMAGTRSGGGDGETELRTLMRDPRYWRERDPTVIARVTEGFQRLYPGQG, encoded by the coding sequence ATGGCCGACAATCTGCTGACCGCACCTGTCACCCCCGCCGCCGTGCCGCCCGTGTCCGATCCGGCCCAGCCGCCGGCGATCCCGGAGAAGTTCCGCGATCCCAAGACCGGCGCGCTGCGTGTCGAGGCGTTGCTGAAATCCTATCTGGAACTGGAACGCCGCCTGTCGACGCAGGCGCCGCCGGCCCCCCAGCCGGTTTCCGACCTCGCCTCCTCCGAACCGCCGCCTTTCGATCCGGCCGCGCTCGATCCGGCGCAGCTTCGCCGGCTGCTGGGAGCGCCGGACTCGGCGGACGGCTACCGGATCGCCTGCGACCACGGCATGTTCCAGCCCGACCCGGAAATCAACGGCCGCCTGTTCGACGCCGGCTATACCCCGGACCAGGCCCAGCTTCTCTACGACCTCGCCGCCGAGCGGATGGTGCCGCTGATCCAGCATCTCGCCGCCGAGTTCCAGGCGGAGCGCGAGGTCGAGCGGCTGGTCGCCCGCTTCGGCGGCGAGGAGCGCTGGCGCGAGGTGTCGCGTCAACTCCTGGCCTGGGCCGGAAAGACCCTGCCCGCGGCGGCGGTGGAGGGGCTGTCGACCACCTTCGAGGGAGTCATGGCGCTCTATTCGATGATGACCGGCAGCGAACCGTCGGCCCTGGCGATGGCGGGAACCCGCTCCGGGGGCGGCGATGGCGAGACCGAGCTGCGCACCCTGATGCGCGACCCGCGCTATTGGCGGGAGCGCGACCCGACGGTGATCGCCCGCGTCACCGAAGGCTTCCAGCGGCTCTATCCCGGTCAGGGCTGA